In Fibrobacter sp. UWB5, a single window of DNA contains:
- a CDS encoding sialate O-acetylesterase, whose amino-acid sequence MDIKKISEFLTPTLWLVGGLMMLAAVANAAPDPNFHIYIAYGQSNMEGNATNFDKNVDGKEHPRVKMFATTSCSNLGRPTVGEMYPAVPPMFKCNQGLSPADWFGRHMADSLPDVTIGIIPVAQGGTSIRLFDPDDYKAYIASAADWLQSGVKAYGNDGNAMGRIIEVAKKAQEKGVIKGIIFHQGETDGGMSNWEQIVKKTYEYMLAQLGLKAEETPFVAGEMVDGGSCAGFNSRVHNLSKYIVNFGVASSKGYGSKGDGLHFTVEGYRGMGQRYAQEMLKLVNVTPVDPEPQTPFKGEALAIPGKIEVEDFDIPGKGRNEDGTTNDSYSDDSENHGDSDYRKDTGVDLYKKATGIAAGYNTTGDWLEWTVNVAEAGDYTAAASVATEGEGAFTLSIDGKSIGEFTVTGSSYDDFTEVKQKVTLPAGKHILRMDVTQQYFDIDYIKFDADCADCDTKIADVRLNMPTEAENFRLFDMNGTYLGVVRATGKAELRKNTANLVKRGGSYMAKSMNGRTMMIQVAK is encoded by the coding sequence ATGGATATCAAGAAGATTTCCGAGTTTTTGACCCCGACCCTGTGGCTCGTTGGCGGGCTGATGATGCTCGCTGCGGTTGCAAACGCGGCACCGGACCCGAATTTCCACATTTACATTGCGTATGGCCAGTCCAACATGGAAGGCAATGCCACGAACTTTGACAAGAATGTCGACGGTAAGGAACATCCGCGCGTAAAGATGTTCGCAACGACGTCTTGCAGTAACCTTGGTCGCCCGACAGTGGGCGAGATGTACCCAGCAGTGCCTCCGATGTTCAAGTGCAACCAGGGCCTTTCTCCGGCAGACTGGTTTGGCCGCCACATGGCAGACTCCTTGCCCGATGTGACAATCGGTATTATTCCGGTGGCGCAGGGTGGCACGAGTATCCGCTTGTTCGACCCCGATGACTACAAGGCCTATATTGCATCTGCTGCCGATTGGCTCCAGAGCGGTGTGAAGGCTTACGGTAACGATGGTAACGCCATGGGCCGAATCATCGAAGTCGCGAAAAAGGCCCAGGAAAAGGGCGTTATCAAGGGTATCATTTTCCACCAAGGCGAAACCGATGGCGGCATGAGCAACTGGGAACAGATTGTCAAGAAGACTTACGAATACATGCTCGCGCAGCTTGGCCTTAAAGCAGAAGAAACCCCGTTTGTCGCCGGCGAAATGGTGGACGGCGGTTCTTGCGCGGGCTTTAACAGCCGCGTGCATAACCTTTCCAAGTACATCGTCAACTTTGGCGTGGCAAGCTCCAAGGGCTACGGAAGCAAGGGCGACGGCCTCCACTTTACCGTAGAAGGCTACCGCGGCATGGGGCAGCGTTACGCCCAGGAAATGCTGAAACTGGTGAATGTGACTCCGGTGGATCCTGAACCGCAGACTCCGTTCAAGGGAGAAGCTCTTGCGATTCCGGGCAAGATTGAGGTCGAAGATTTCGATATTCCGGGTAAGGGCCGGAACGAAGACGGTACCACCAACGATTCTTACAGCGACGATAGCGAAAACCACGGCGATTCCGACTACCGCAAGGATACCGGCGTAGACCTTTACAAGAAGGCTACCGGAATTGCCGCCGGTTACAACACTACCGGCGACTGGCTCGAATGGACGGTCAATGTTGCCGAAGCTGGCGATTACACCGCTGCCGCTTCTGTCGCTACCGAAGGTGAAGGCGCCTTTACGCTTTCTATCGACGGCAAGTCCATTGGCGAATTTACGGTCACGGGTTCTAGCTACGATGATTTCACCGAAGTCAAGCAGAAGGTGACTCTCCCGGCCGGTAAGCATATCCTGCGCATGGATGTGACGCAGCAATACTTTGATATCGACTACATCAAGTTTGATGCGGACTGCGCCGATTGCGACACCAAGATTGCCGATGTACGCCTGAACATGCCGACCGAAGCCGAAAACTTCCGCCTTTTCGACATGAACGGTACCTATCTTGGCGTGGTCCGCGCAACGGGCAAGGCGGAACTCCGCAAGAATACCGCTAACCTGGTCAAGCGTGGCGGATCCTACATGGCGAAGTCCATGAACGGCCGCACGATGATGATTCAGGTGGCGAAGTAG
- a CDS encoding sialate O-acetylesterase, with product MDLKKVSEFLTPALWLVGGLMMLASLANAAPNPNFHIYIAYGQSNMAGNGEIVPSVDQATNPKNFLMLASHNANASQRSGKTTQSIKTGEWYPAIPPMFHPFENLSPADYFGRAMVDSLPGVTVGIIPVAIGAVSIKAFDKDQYKAYFSSAASYIQNWAKDYDSNPYQRIVDLGKKAKEVGVIKGFIFHQGETDGSGTEWQNNVYKTYKDIINALDLDENEVPFVAGEMMNDPTGNSGQGSCCSSKNGGIAQLKSKFKKFGLASSQGLKGNGKDPYHFGREGVIELGKRYCSEMLKLIDKTIDPDAPAVNLVDPSQSTVPDEPPEEYGPYGEAPAKIPGTIEVEEYNKGGADKGYYDLSKGNEGGKFRKNDVDIYQPNMGLVVGHCQTGEWLKYTVKVEADGEYEISALVASDNTTGGFELYMDDTRIGEKIVSEGKGFTSFTTVSGGKASLKAGEHELKLEIVGDWIDIDNIEFKAVKSDDPPSKINTIRLSMTEAESSFNLFDMQGKHVASFKASGMDAAVRMIKEGVKGIRQGVYLVRSAGKMGIKQKVVTYEK from the coding sequence ATGGACCTTAAAAAAGTCTCTGAATTTTTAACCCCGGCCCTGTGGCTTGTTGGCGGGCTCATGATGCTTGCGTCGCTTGCCAATGCGGCGCCGAACCCCAATTTCCATATTTATATCGCTTACGGCCAGTCGAACATGGCGGGTAACGGCGAAATCGTGCCTTCCGTGGACCAGGCCACGAATCCCAAGAATTTCCTTATGCTCGCTTCGCACAACGCCAACGCAAGCCAGCGTAGCGGCAAGACGACTCAGTCGATCAAGACGGGCGAATGGTACCCCGCAATCCCGCCGATGTTCCACCCCTTTGAAAACCTTTCTCCGGCAGACTACTTCGGCCGCGCCATGGTCGATTCCCTGCCGGGCGTTACCGTGGGTATTATCCCGGTGGCTATCGGTGCGGTGAGCATCAAGGCTTTCGACAAGGACCAGTACAAGGCTTATTTCAGTTCTGCGGCAAGTTATATCCAGAACTGGGCGAAAGACTACGATTCCAACCCTTACCAGAGAATTGTGGACCTGGGCAAGAAGGCTAAGGAAGTGGGCGTCATCAAGGGCTTTATTTTCCACCAGGGCGAAACCGATGGATCTGGCACCGAATGGCAGAACAATGTATACAAGACCTACAAGGACATTATCAACGCCCTCGACTTGGACGAAAACGAAGTCCCGTTTGTTGCCGGCGAAATGATGAACGACCCCACGGGTAACTCCGGCCAGGGCAGCTGCTGCAGCTCCAAGAACGGCGGTATTGCGCAGCTGAAGAGCAAGTTCAAGAAGTTCGGTCTGGCATCTTCCCAGGGGCTGAAGGGTAACGGCAAGGACCCCTACCACTTTGGCCGTGAAGGCGTGATTGAACTCGGCAAACGTTACTGTTCCGAAATGCTCAAGTTGATCGACAAGACGATTGACCCGGATGCTCCGGCAGTGAACCTGGTTGACCCGAGTCAGTCAACCGTTCCGGACGAACCGCCTGAGGAATATGGTCCGTATGGCGAAGCACCGGCAAAGATTCCGGGTACCATTGAAGTCGAAGAATACAACAAGGGTGGTGCCGACAAGGGCTACTACGATTTGAGCAAGGGCAACGAAGGCGGCAAGTTCCGCAAGAACGATGTGGACATTTACCAGCCGAACATGGGCCTGGTCGTTGGCCACTGCCAGACGGGTGAATGGCTCAAGTACACCGTGAAGGTGGAAGCCGATGGCGAATACGAAATTTCTGCGCTTGTGGCTAGCGACAATACGACGGGCGGCTTCGAGCTGTATATGGACGATACCCGCATCGGAGAAAAGATCGTGAGCGAAGGCAAGGGCTTTACCAGCTTTACGACGGTGAGCGGCGGCAAGGCTAGCCTGAAGGCGGGCGAGCACGAGCTGAAACTCGAAATCGTAGGCGACTGGATCGATATCGACAATATTGAATTCAAGGCTGTCAAGAGTGATGATCCTCCGAGCAAGATCAATACAATTCGCCTGAGCATGACCGAAGCCGAAAGCAGCTTCAACCTGTTCGACATGCAGGGCAAGCATGTGGCAAGCTTCAAGGCCTCTGGCATGGATGCTGCAGTCCGCATGATCAAGGAAGGTGTCAAGGGTATCCGTCAGGGAGTGTATTTGGTTCGCTCTGCCGGCAAGATGGGCATTAAGCAAAAGGTGGTGACCTATGAAAAGTAA
- a CDS encoding carbohydrate-binding protein gives MDVWNVKGLKKAACLVMGLAAFGLADNPISTYHYLADPGAAADDEYFYIITDSDDPAPYNSNGYKIYALYAFRSKDMQNWTDYGIIYDARKVNGINDIWASGIAVHNGTFYIVFPDGGGGGIGYIKAPAIDGPWTNAVGNGKDKLVGGRGIIGCDGVSWCFDPGIFIDDDGTTYVTWGGGESNSRPNTDNFDIVKLNDAKNAPVGNGSHVKVNNLPTRKMLEASYIHKHKGTYYFSYSTGWQQGAPTIDYGMSNNVMGPYTWKGTILGDPSMNGRSINGNNNHHGIAEFKGHSYVVYHDRRIAKGHNGLEIIPADDGKPKPNEGYHRSVSVDEMFYNADGTIQTVKVTDEGPKQIENFDPYDWYPALTSSKQKGIRSRSNFVVGKRAEHVLIPLSSKESWIRVSGVDFGTAATGFTVEASSAADGNKIEIRTGSASGTLAGTCSLKNTGSKNTYAENKCEVSGLKGIVNQLFLVFKGNQDSTMYVKAWGFEGSGTTPPEPQKPFGGKAWEIPGKIEMENFDEPGTGRGAGVDSYSDNDSDDHGAESNGGKSYREGTGVDIYKKATGYVVGYNQAGEWLEYTVNVKEAGDYTMFAAVASANATSGFQLSIDDKKITEEIAVPKNDGEENFDDYNKVKANVTLPAGEHILRFTVTGDWMDIDYINFVAGKDAADSDPLEGMTAIKGVKLASASTASFDVFDLTGKKVASFTARNMTEASKMWQNGSIKGSEKAQGICLIRNRANGMIAKVRTTK, from the coding sequence ATGGATGTTTGGAATGTGAAAGGCCTGAAGAAGGCCGCGTGTTTGGTCATGGGCTTGGCGGCTTTCGGCCTTGCCGACAACCCGATTTCTACTTACCATTACCTGGCAGACCCGGGTGCTGCCGCTGACGATGAGTATTTCTATATCATCACGGACTCCGATGACCCGGCTCCGTACAATTCTAACGGTTACAAGATTTACGCCCTCTATGCATTCCGCAGCAAGGATATGCAGAACTGGACTGACTACGGCATTATTTACGATGCCCGTAAGGTGAACGGCATTAACGACATTTGGGCATCTGGCATCGCGGTGCATAACGGCACGTTCTACATCGTGTTCCCTGATGGCGGTGGCGGCGGCATTGGCTACATCAAGGCGCCTGCAATCGACGGCCCGTGGACAAACGCCGTGGGTAACGGCAAGGACAAGCTGGTCGGTGGCCGCGGCATTATCGGCTGCGATGGCGTTTCGTGGTGCTTTGACCCGGGTATCTTTATCGATGACGACGGTACGACCTACGTGACGTGGGGTGGTGGCGAAAGCAACAGCCGCCCGAATACCGATAACTTCGATATCGTCAAGTTGAACGACGCGAAAAACGCTCCGGTGGGCAATGGCAGCCACGTGAAGGTGAACAACCTGCCGACCCGCAAGATGCTCGAAGCGTCTTACATCCACAAACACAAGGGTACTTACTACTTCTCTTACAGTACTGGCTGGCAGCAGGGTGCGCCTACCATTGACTACGGCATGTCCAACAACGTGATGGGCCCGTACACCTGGAAGGGCACGATTCTCGGCGACCCGAGCATGAACGGCCGCAGCATTAACGGCAACAACAACCACCATGGTATTGCCGAATTCAAGGGCCATTCTTACGTTGTCTATCATGACCGCCGTATTGCCAAGGGCCATAACGGACTTGAAATTATTCCGGCCGATGACGGCAAGCCGAAACCGAACGAAGGTTACCACCGCAGCGTTTCTGTAGACGAAATGTTCTACAATGCTGACGGTACGATTCAGACGGTGAAGGTGACGGACGAAGGCCCGAAGCAGATTGAAAACTTCGATCCGTACGACTGGTATCCGGCTCTCACGAGCTCCAAGCAGAAGGGCATTCGCAGCCGCTCCAACTTTGTCGTGGGCAAGAGGGCTGAACATGTGCTGATTCCGCTTTCGAGCAAGGAATCCTGGATTCGCGTTTCTGGCGTGGATTTCGGTACTGCGGCAACGGGCTTTACGGTCGAGGCTTCGAGTGCTGCCGACGGCAACAAGATTGAAATCCGCACGGGTTCTGCATCGGGAACGCTCGCAGGCACTTGTTCCTTGAAGAATACCGGCAGCAAGAACACTTATGCCGAAAACAAGTGCGAAGTTTCTGGCCTCAAGGGCATTGTGAACCAGCTGTTCCTCGTGTTCAAGGGCAATCAGGATTCGACCATGTACGTGAAGGCTTGGGGCTTCGAAGGCAGCGGCACGACGCCGCCGGAACCGCAGAAACCCTTTGGCGGCAAGGCTTGGGAAATTCCGGGCAAGATTGAAATGGAAAACTTTGACGAACCGGGTACAGGCCGCGGCGCTGGAGTCGATTCCTATAGCGACAACGATTCCGACGACCATGGCGCCGAAAGCAATGGCGGCAAGAGCTATCGCGAAGGCACCGGTGTCGATATCTACAAGAAGGCGACTGGCTATGTCGTGGGCTACAACCAGGCCGGCGAATGGCTCGAATATACCGTGAACGTGAAGGAAGCAGGTGACTACACCATGTTTGCCGCCGTGGCGTCTGCCAATGCGACCTCCGGATTCCAGCTTTCGATCGATGACAAGAAAATCACCGAAGAAATTGCTGTGCCTAAGAATGACGGCGAAGAAAACTTTGATGACTACAACAAGGTCAAGGCGAACGTAACGCTCCCGGCGGGCGAACATATCCTCCGCTTTACCGTCACCGGCGACTGGATGGATATCGATTACATCAACTTTGTTGCAGGCAAGGATGCCGCTGATTCCGACCCGCTCGAAGGTATGACGGCAATCAAGGGCGTGAAACTTGCAAGCGCTTCTACCGCAAGCTTTGACGTGTTCGATTTGACGGGCAAGAAGGTGGCAAGCTTTACGGCCCGCAACATGACTGAAGCGTCTAAGATGTGGCAGAACGGTTCCATTAAGGGTAGCGAAAAGGCTCAGGGAATATGCCTGATTCGTAATCGCGCAAACGGCATGATTGCAAAGGTGCGTACTACCAAATAG
- a CDS encoding carbohydrate-binding protein, translating to MTIQKIAKSVGLAFGVVGLWSSAMASTVNVDVTEEHQVIRGFGGMVHNQWQGGGGLSEADAKIAFGTGDGTLGLNTLRIPVYANSSDFNKEVQAAKYAKKYAGDDFILYATPWTSPYAGANQHMSSSNYQKYVDHLNNFNDYMKNQGVPLYAISISNEPDWCGEWACWSADEIYNFTKGYADKMRKNGVKVISTESFRYDKNLYNKVLNDANALKNWDILGAHFYASDRRTGDNFFQYSLADQKGVERWMTEHYTESQGSGNYWRTVTNTGDQANANKRDTVNAMDVAYEIHRAMVVGNFNQYTWWYIRRCYGLIMEKDFGNKLQIPSNEIGKISKRGYVMSQFARFIRPGAVRVGATANPEKEVFASAYKSSEGDSVIVVLVNRDYKNSKTVTVNVKGADVETFHVYTTSQAKNAKYEGEVEVKNGSVTVTLDAGSSEFKDCIVTLVGVGTPAEPVPREPFGGKAVELPGKIEAENFDVPGTGKENKTYYDSDSENHACTDEGKTAECSKVREDTGVDIYKKSSGAVVVGHNQAGEWLEYTVNVKEAGEYTMTASVATANSDPGFTLSIDGKSLAEVPVSGSSWDDFKDVTAKVTLPAGEHILRLEVTTSWFDIDYLKFEKPCDDCNTGIANARLNMPTETESYRIFDMNGGFLGMVTATSMPELRSNAANLVKRGGAYLAKSMSGRTKLIQVTK from the coding sequence ATGACAATCCAAAAAATTGCAAAGAGTGTGGGCCTAGCCTTTGGAGTGGTTGGCCTTTGGAGTTCGGCTATGGCCTCGACGGTCAATGTCGACGTAACGGAAGAACACCAGGTCATTCGCGGTTTTGGCGGCATGGTGCATAACCAGTGGCAGGGCGGTGGCGGCCTTTCTGAAGCCGATGCGAAAATTGCCTTTGGTACGGGCGATGGAACGCTTGGCCTGAATACGCTGCGTATTCCGGTGTATGCAAATTCCAGTGATTTCAATAAAGAAGTTCAGGCTGCAAAGTATGCAAAAAAATACGCCGGCGACGACTTTATTCTGTATGCGACGCCGTGGACTTCTCCGTATGCGGGCGCAAACCAGCACATGTCTTCTTCGAACTACCAGAAGTACGTGGACCACCTGAACAACTTCAACGATTACATGAAGAACCAGGGCGTTCCCCTGTACGCCATCTCCATCAGTAACGAACCGGACTGGTGCGGTGAATGGGCTTGCTGGAGCGCTGACGAAATCTACAACTTCACCAAGGGCTACGCCGATAAAATGCGCAAGAACGGCGTCAAGGTGATTTCGACGGAATCGTTCCGCTACGACAAGAATCTTTACAACAAGGTCTTGAACGATGCCAATGCCCTCAAGAACTGGGACATTCTCGGTGCGCACTTCTACGCCAGCGACAGAAGGACCGGGGACAACTTCTTCCAGTATTCTTTGGCTGACCAGAAGGGCGTGGAACGCTGGATGACGGAACACTACACCGAAAGCCAGGGCAGCGGTAACTACTGGCGCACGGTTACGAACACGGGCGACCAGGCAAACGCCAACAAGCGCGATACCGTGAACGCCATGGATGTGGCTTACGAAATCCACCGCGCCATGGTCGTGGGCAACTTCAATCAGTACACCTGGTGGTACATCCGTCGTTGCTATGGCCTGATCATGGAAAAGGACTTTGGCAACAAGCTCCAGATTCCGAGCAACGAAATCGGCAAGATTTCTAAGCGCGGTTACGTGATGAGCCAGTTCGCCCGATTCATCCGCCCGGGTGCCGTGCGCGTGGGTGCTACGGCAAATCCCGAGAAGGAAGTTTTTGCCAGTGCTTACAAGAGTTCCGAAGGCGACTCCGTGATTGTGGTGCTCGTGAACCGCGATTACAAGAATTCCAAGACCGTAACGGTTAACGTGAAGGGTGCCGATGTGGAAACATTCCACGTGTACACCACGAGCCAGGCGAAGAATGCCAAGTATGAAGGTGAAGTCGAAGTGAAGAACGGCTCTGTGACTGTCACCCTGGATGCGGGCAGCTCGGAATTCAAGGACTGCATCGTGACGCTCGTGGGCGTGGGAACGCCTGCAGAACCAGTACCGCGTGAACCGTTCGGTGGCAAGGCTGTGGAACTCCCGGGCAAGATCGAAGCCGAAAACTTTGACGTTCCGGGTACCGGCAAGGAAAACAAGACCTATTACGACTCCGATTCCGAAAACCATGCCTGCACCGACGAAGGCAAGACTGCCGAATGCTCCAAGGTTCGTGAAGATACGGGCGTCGATATTTACAAGAAGTCCTCTGGCGCTGTCGTGGTGGGCCATAACCAGGCTGGCGAATGGCTCGAATATACCGTGAACGTGAAGGAAGCCGGCGAATACACCATGACCGCTTCTGTCGCGACGGCCAATTCGGATCCGGGCTTTACGCTTTCGATTGATGGCAAATCCCTTGCCGAGGTTCCGGTTTCCGGTTCCAGCTGGGATGACTTCAAGGATGTCACGGCCAAGGTGACGCTCCCGGCAGGCGAACATATTCTGCGCCTCGAGGTGACGACCTCTTGGTTCGATATCGATTACCTCAAGTTCGAAAAGCCCTGTGACGATTGCAATACGGGTATTGCGAATGCTCGCCTGAACATGCCGACCGAAACCGAAAGCTATCGCATTTTCGATATGAACGGCGGATTCCTCGGTATGGTTACCGCAACGAGCATGCCGGAACTCCGCAGCAATGCGGCTAACCTCGTGAAGCGCGGTGGTGCCTACCTGGCCAAGTCCATGAGCGGCCGCACCAAGCTCATCCAGGTGACAAAATAG
- a CDS encoding carbohydrate-binding protein: MDYRKVWKFASLKTAACMVAGLATFGLADNPISSYHYLADPGAAADDTYFYVITDSDDPAAYNANGYNIKALYGFRTKDMKNWTDFGIIYDARKVDGIGDIWASGIAVNPNDHRLYIVFPDGGGGGIGLIGADSIAGPWTNPVSGNKKLINNWGGGLADCDGIGWCFDPAIFFDDDGTGYFTFGGGSSDSRPANNNNNDIFNIYKLNKDMKGFDVSTKTHLKIGGPKAMEASYIHKYKGNYYLSYSTADLRIAYGMSKNPMGPYEYKGIFMGNPSINGQNINANNNNHHGIAEFKGHWYVAYHDRRIANGYDGLEKIPADDGKANPAPAYHRSVSVDEFYYNGDGTMKELTFTKEGPKQIENFDPYDWYPALTSSKQKGIRSRSNWSPGKVAEHLLLPLSSKESWIRVSGVDFGTAATGFTVQAASAADGNKIEIHTGSATGTLAGTCTLKNTGNKSTFAETKCEVEGLKGIVESLFLVFKGSQDSTMAIKAWGFEGSGSTPPTPQTPYGDKAVTIPAKIEAENYDVPGTGRGEEAQSYSDNESENQGDAEFRTDLGVDIVAGGTGKAIGYTAAGEWLEYSIVVPEDGEYALKASASTGMENGTSFCLLVDGKAVGDTVKVPQTGEDWSVYEEFDAGKATLTKGEHIVRLVITGDNVNVDWFSIGEVTTGIHHDVKLNASKVAQYDVFDLSGKKLASFTARNMVEASKMWRDGSVKGSEKAHGVNLIRNRTTGMVSKVRTAK; encoded by the coding sequence ATGGATTACAGAAAAGTTTGGAAATTTGCTAGCCTGAAAACAGCTGCATGTATGGTTGCGGGGCTTGCCACTTTTGGCTTGGCCGACAACCCGATTTCGAGTTACCACTACTTGGCAGACCCGGGTGCTGCCGCCGATGATACGTACTTCTACGTCATCACCGACTCCGACGACCCGGCTGCGTACAATGCCAACGGCTACAACATCAAGGCCCTCTACGGTTTCCGCACCAAGGACATGAAAAACTGGACCGACTTCGGTATCATTTACGATGCCCGCAAGGTTGACGGTATCGGCGATATCTGGGCATCCGGCATTGCGGTGAACCCCAACGATCACAGGCTGTACATCGTGTTCCCCGATGGCGGTGGTGGCGGCATTGGCCTCATCGGCGCCGACAGCATTGCCGGCCCCTGGACGAACCCCGTTTCGGGCAACAAGAAGCTCATCAACAACTGGGGCGGCGGCCTTGCGGATTGCGATGGCATCGGTTGGTGCTTTGACCCGGCAATCTTCTTCGATGACGACGGTACGGGTTACTTCACGTTCGGTGGCGGTAGCAGCGATAGCCGCCCGGCGAACAACAACAATAACGACATTTTTAACATCTACAAGCTCAACAAGGACATGAAGGGCTTCGATGTAAGCACCAAGACTCACCTGAAGATTGGTGGCCCGAAGGCGATGGAAGCCTCTTACATTCACAAGTACAAAGGCAATTACTACCTGTCTTACAGTACGGCTGACTTGCGCATTGCCTACGGTATGTCCAAGAACCCGATGGGCCCTTATGAATACAAGGGTATCTTCATGGGCAACCCGAGCATTAACGGTCAGAATATTAACGCGAACAACAATAACCATCATGGCATTGCCGAATTCAAGGGCCATTGGTATGTGGCATATCATGACCGCCGCATTGCAAACGGTTACGACGGCCTGGAAAAGATTCCTGCCGACGACGGCAAGGCGAACCCGGCTCCCGCTTACCACCGTAGCGTGAGCGTGGATGAATTCTACTACAATGGCGATGGCACCATGAAGGAACTGACCTTCACCAAGGAAGGCCCGAAGCAGATCGAGAACTTCGATCCGTACGACTGGTATCCGGCTCTCACGAGTTCCAAGCAGAAGGGCATCCGCAGCCGTTCCAACTGGAGCCCGGGCAAGGTCGCTGAGCACCTGTTGCTCCCGCTTTCGAGCAAGGAATCCTGGATTCGCGTGAGTGGGGTTGACTTCGGCACGGCCGCCACGGGCTTCACGGTGCAGGCGGCAAGCGCTGCCGATGGCAACAAGATTGAAATCCATACCGGTTCTGCAACGGGTACGCTTGCGGGCACATGCACGCTCAAGAATACCGGCAACAAGTCTACCTTTGCTGAAACAAAGTGCGAAGTGGAAGGCCTGAAGGGTATCGTGGAATCCTTGTTCCTCGTGTTCAAGGGCTCGCAGGATTCGACCATGGCAATCAAGGCTTGGGGCTTCGAAGGAAGCGGCTCTACTCCGCCGACTCCGCAGACTCCTTATGGCGACAAGGCCGTGACGATTCCGGCCAAGATCGAAGCCGAAAACTATGACGTTCCGGGCACGGGCCGCGGTGAAGAAGCGCAATCCTATAGCGACAACGAGTCCGAAAACCAGGGCGATGCCGAATTCCGTACCGACTTGGGAGTCGATATCGTGGCTGGCGGTACTGGCAAGGCCATCGGTTATACCGCTGCTGGTGAATGGCTCGAATATTCGATCGTGGTTCCAGAAGATGGCGAATACGCCCTGAAGGCGTCGGCCTCTACGGGTATGGAGAACGGCACAAGCTTCTGCCTGCTTGTCGATGGTAAGGCTGTGGGCGATACCGTGAAGGTTCCGCAGACTGGCGAAGACTGGAGCGTCTACGAAGAATTCGATGCCGGCAAGGCGACCCTGACCAAGGGCGAACACATTGTCCGACTGGTGATTACCGGCGACAACGTGAATGTGGACTGGTTCTCGATTGGCGAAGTGACCACGGGTATCCATCACGATGTCAAGCTGAACGCCTCCAAGGTTGCCCAGTACGACGTGTTCGACCTGAGCGGCAAGAAGCTCGCAAGCTTTACGGCCCGCAACATGGTTGAAGCCTCCAAGATGTGGCGCGACGGTTCCGTGAAGGGTTCTGAAAAGGCCCATGGCGTGAACCTGATCCGTAACCGCACCACCGGCATGGTTTCCAAGGTTCGTACCGCAAAGTAA